In Passer domesticus isolate bPasDom1 chromosome 9, bPasDom1.hap1, whole genome shotgun sequence, a genomic segment contains:
- the TMEM115 gene encoding transmembrane protein 115 codes for MRRYLPVARQHFLAALAGTSVVVKSLSAAAVLLYLLSFGLDTAYGLGVTPGYLLPPNFWVWTLLTHGLVEQRAWGLAASLATLGTAGRLLEPLWGALELLVFFAVVNISVGLLAALAYFLTYVASFHLHYLFAVRIHGGLGFLGGVLVALKQTMGDSTVLKVPQVRMKAVPMLLLLLLALLRLAALVESNVLASYGFGLLSSWVYLRFYQRHSRGRGDMSDHFAFATFFPEILQPVVGLVANLVHSVLVKVRLCRKTVKRYDVGAPSSITISLPGTDPQDAERRRQLALKALNERLKRVEDQSAWPSMEDDEEEAAAAAKADSPLLPEPGTAGKSPGQESNLISFQDAPAQL; via the exons ATGCGGCGGTACCTGCCGGTGGCCCGGCAGCACTTCCTGGCGGCGCTGGCCGGCACCAGCGTGGTGGTGAAGTCGCTGAGCGCCGCCGCCGTGCTGCTGTACCTGCTCTCCTTCGGGCTGGACACGGCCTACGGGCTGGGCGTGACGCCCGGCTACCTGCTGCCCCCCAACTTCTGGGTGTGGACGCTGCTGACGCACGGGCTGGTGGAGCAGCGCGCCTGGGGGCTGGCGGCCAGCCTGGCCACGCTGGGCACGGCCGGGCGGCTGCTGGAGCCGCTCTGGGGCGCGCTGGAGCTCCTCGTCTTCTTCGCCGTGGTGAACATCTCCGTGGGGCTCCTGGCGGCCCTCGCCTACTTCCTCACCTACGTGGCCTCCTTCCACCTCCACTATCTGTTCGCCGTCCGCATCCACGGCGGCCTGGGCTTCCTCGGGGGCGTCTTGGTGGCCCTCAAGCAGACGATGGGGGACAGCACCGTACTGAAGGTGCCTCAGGTCAGAATGAAGGCTGTGCCcatgctcctgctcctgctcctggctctgctgcggCTCGCTGCCCTCGTCGAGAGCAATGTACTGGCCTCGTACGGCTTCgggctcctctccagctggGTCTATCTGCGCTTCTACCAGCGGCACAGTAGAGGCCGCGGAGACATGAGCGACCACTTCGCCTTCGCCACTTTCTTCCCCGAGATCCTGCAGCCCGTGGTGGGGCTGGTGGCCAACCTGGTGCACAGCGTGCTGGTGAAGGTGCGGTTGTGCCGCAAGACCGTCAAGCGCTACGACGTGGGTGCCCCGTCCTCCATCACCATCAGCCTGCCCGGGACAGACCCCCAGGACGCCGAGAGGAGAAG gcagctggcccTGAAGGCTTTGAACGAGCGGCTCAAGCGAGTGGAGGACCAGTCAGCCTGGCCCAGCATGGAGGATGAtgaggaggaggcggcggcggcagcgaaGGCTGACAGCCCACTGCTGCCCGAGCCCGGCACGGCCGGGAAGAGCCCCGGCCAGGAGTCCAACCTCATCAGCTTCCAGGACGCCCCGGCCCAGCTGTGA
- the LOC135307852 gene encoding transmembrane reductase CYB561D2, whose protein sequence is MALTAETESRLYRSLRVVSGSAAHLVALGFPAAVAVLARPGSSLFSWHPLLMALAFSFLMTEALLIFSPETSLLRSFSRKVRVRVHWALQLLALLCALLGLGIITYNKHLNGKGHFVTWHGLTGLLAVLYTGGQCAGGVLLLYPKLMKNWTLAKLKLYHATSGLVGYLLGCASLMLGMCSLWFTTTVTGASWYLAMLCPLVTSLVIMNQVSNAYLYRKRSQH, encoded by the exons ATGGCCCTGACGGCCGAGACCGAGTCCCGCCTGTACCGCTCGCTGCGCGTGGTCTCGGGCTCCGCCGCGCACCTCGTGGCGCTGGGATTCCCCGCCGCCGTGGCCGTGCTGGCGCGGCCCGGATCCA GTCTCTTCTCCTGGCACCCGCTGCTCATGGCCCTCGCG TTCTCGTTCCTGATGACGGAAGCGCTGCTGATCTTCTCCCCGGAGACCTCGCTGCTGCGCTCCTTCTCCCGCAAGGTCCGGGTGCGGGTGCActgggccctgcagctgctcgcCCTGCTCTGCgcgctcctggggctgggaatcATTACCTACAACAAGCACCTGAACGGCAAGGGCCACTTTGTCACCTGGCACGGGCTGACGGGGCTGCTGGCCGTGCTGTACACCGGCGGGCAGTGCGCCGGGGGCGTGCTCCTGCTCTACCCCAAGCTGATGAAGAACTGGACGCTGGCCAAGCTGAAGCTGTACCACGCAACCTCAGGGCTGGTGGGCtacctgctgggctgtgccagcctcaTGTTGGGCATGTGCTCCCTCTGGTTCACCACCACGGTGACCGGTGCCTCGTGGTACCTCGCCATGCTGTGTCCCCTCGTCACCAGCCTGGTTATCATGAACCAGGTGAGCAATGCCTACCTGTACCGCAAGCGCAGCCAGCACTGA